A genomic window from Antedon mediterranea chromosome 4, ecAntMedi1.1, whole genome shotgun sequence includes:
- the LOC140047413 gene encoding max dimerization protein 1-like yields MASMINVSQLLQAAEFLERREKEHGYASTLPRNHHENIKRKMKSKRNYNTSSRSTHNELEKNRRAHLRTCLEKLKEIVPLQSESSRHTTLGLLTNAKAFIRDLEEEDKCLITAKEQLKQKQYHLMKRIGKFNDCGESIRKPRQDSTGSCLSSSSDSEKDDIDVIGYNSDSDDQMSGSDGGLVVNSSELRIVQHLS; encoded by the exons ATGGCATCAATGATTAACGTATCTCAACTTCTTCAAGCTGCAGAGTTTTTAGAGAGACGGGAAAAAG aaCATGGATATGCTTCCACTTTACCACGTAATCatcatgaaaatattaaaagaaaaatgaagtCTAAACGAAATTATAATACAAGCAG CCGTTCAACCCACAATGAATTGGAGAAGAACAG GCGAGCACATTTGCGAACATGCCTTGAAAAACTAAAAGAAATCGTTCCATTGCAATCCGAATCATCAAGACATACCACTTTAGGTCTATTAACTAATGCAAAAGCCTTTATTCGT GATTTAGAAGAAGAAGATAAATGTCTTATCACAGCAAAAGAGCAACTTAAGCAAAAACAATATCATTTGATGAAAAGAATTGGAAAATTTAACGATTGTGGCGAATCAATTAGGAAACCAAGACAAGATAGTACTGGCAGCTGTCTCTCATCTTCTAGTGATTCTGAAAAAG ATGACATTGATGTGATTGGATATAATAGCGACAGCGATGACCAAATGAGTGGATCCGACGGCGGTCTGGTTGTTAATAGTTCAGAGTTGAGAATTGTCCAGCATTTGTCATGA
- the LOC140046455 gene encoding exosome complex component CSL4-like produces MTAEEHVVICIPGERLGSTEEYTAGEGTFIRQGYICSSRAGHKIVEPGEKRPKVHILLPQQQNVIPEVNSIVTAKVTNVNPKFCRCAILSVRDKKLQTTFRGLIRKEDIRATEKDRVEMYKSFRPGDIILAKVLSLGDSQSYLLSTAANELGVVLAHSEAGVNMVPISWCEMQCPKSLVKEFRKVAKVQAEHIVTS; encoded by the exons atgACAGCAGAGGAACACGTGGTAATTTGTATTCCTg gggaaaGGCTTGGAAGCACAGAAGAATATACTGCAGGAGAAGGTACATTTATCAGGCAGGGTTATATATGCTCAAGTCGAGCAGGACACAAAATAGTTGAACCAGGAGAAAAGAGG cCAAAAGTTCATATTTTATTGCCACAACAGCAGAATGTTATTCCTGAAGTGAATTCAATAGTAACAGCAAAG GTAACAAATGTGAATCCAAAGTTCTGTCGCTGTGCTATTCTAAGTGTCAGAGATAAAAAGTTACAAACAACATTCCGTGGATTGATCAGAAAAGAAGACATACGAGCAACAGAAAAAGACCGAGTAGAAATGTATAAATCATTTAGGCCTGGTGATATCATTTTGGCAAAAGTG CTTTCTCTGGGAGACTCGCAATCATACTTACTATCAACTGCAGCAAATGAGCTGGGAGTAGTACTAGCACACAGCGAAGCAG gagTAAACATGGTGCCAATTAGCTGGTGTGAGATGCAATGTCCAAAAAGTCTTGTCAAAGAATTCCGAAAAGTAGCCAAAGTACAAGCCGAGCATATTGTGACATCATAG